GCACGCCCATGCCGAAGGGCGAGAAAATCCGCGGCCGAGTCCGATCCGGGGTGATCTGGCCGCGCAATGCCTGGCTGATGTCACCGGCGATGAAGCGCTGGTGGCCGGCCTGGCGCCAGGCCAACTCCAGGGAGGTGGCGGCCTTGAGGCAGTGGCCGACGTCGTCGGCGAGGTTCTGCGCTGCCAGCATCACCCCAGGGGCCAGGTCGCGCAGTGATAGGTGCAGCACGGTGGGGGCGTGCTCGAACCAGGCGCTCTGGTCGATGCCCGGGCGCACCGCCGAGGTGGCGAACAGCAGCAGGTCGCTGTCGCGCACGCACCGCTCCAGCGGCCGCACCTGGGCAGGCAGGCCCACGGCCTGGCAGTGTTGGCGCAGGCGCTCGGCGCGCGCAGGGTCCAGATCGCACAGATGGATCTGCTCCAGCGCCCAGCCCGCCTGCTGCAGCAGACGCAGCGTGCGCCAGGCGATCGGCCCGCAGCCGACCACGCCGAACGCGGCGCTATGCCCAGGCGTGGGGTGCAGGCAGCGCGCCCCGAGCACCGCCGAGGCCGCGGTGCGCGCAGCGCTGATCAGGCTGCCTTCGAGGCAGGCCAGTGGATAGCCGGTGTGACGGTCGTTGAGGATGATCAGCGCGGAGGCGCGGTCCAGACCGTGGTGGGTGTTCTCCGGGAAGCTGGCGATCCATTTCAGGCCGGCGATCGGCTGCGCATCGTCGAGCACCGCGGGCAACGCAATGATGCGGTTGCGGTCGCTGTCGGCGAACCGCAGGAAGTGGCTGTCGGGGTTGCCGGCACGGCCTTCGGCGGCGTCCAGGTAGGCCTGGGCGACCAGTTCCAGCAGGCGCCCGGGATTGGCCTGCAGCCAGGCTTCGATGGGCTCGGCACCGAGCAGCGACAGGGCGGGCGGGTGGTGCTTGTCCATGGGTTTCTCCGGGTGGCTCAGGCGCATGATTCGGCGGCCGCGACGGGCTGCCCGGCCTGCAGGTGGGGAAAGTGGCGGTGGACCCACTCGGGGTTGTAGAGGGTGTCGACGTAGCGGTCGCCGAGGTCAGGGGCGATCGCCACCACGCAGGCGCCGGGGGCGATATGCCGGGCATGGCGGCGCACGCCGGCCAGCACCGTGCCCGAGGAGCCGCCGAGCAGGATGCCGCGCCGAGCCAGGTCGTGGCACAGGGTCACGGCCTCTGCCTCGGGCACCATCAGCAACTGGTGGTGGTGGCAGTGATGGCGGATCTGCGGCGCCTGGCTGGTACCCAGGCCGGGGATATGGCGCGGCCCCGAGGGTTGGCCGAAGGTCACCGAGCCGACGCTGTCGACCGCGATCACCTGGGTCTGCGGCGAATGCTCGCGCAGGTAGCGCGAGACCCCGGCCAGGGTGCCGGTGGTGCCGGCGCCGACGAACACCAGGTCGGGTTGGGGAAATTGCCGCAGGATCGCCGGCCCGGTGCTGAGCATGTGCGCCTCGACGTTGTTGATGTTGCCGTACTGGTTGGTCCAGACCAGGTTCGGGTCTTCGCCGAGCATGCGTTCGATCAGGCCGATGCGGCTGCCGAGGAAGCCGCCGTTGCGGTCACGCTGCTCGACTATCACCAGCCGCGCGCCATAGGCGCGGATCAGCTTGGCGGTCTGCGGCGAGATGTTCGGATCGCTGATGCAGATGAACGGGTAGCCCTTGCTGGCGCAGACCATTGCCAGGGCCAGGCCGAGGTTGCCCGAGGAGCTTTCCACCAGGGCTTTGCCGGGCCCCAGGCGGCCTTCGAGCTCGAGCCGCTCGACCATGCGCAGAGCTGGCTTGACCTTGATCGAGCCGCTGAGGGAAAACCCTTCGAGCTTGACGAACACCGGTGCCTGGGGGAGGACTTCGTGCAGCTCCAGGAACACGTCGTCGAACACCAGGTCGGCGGGAGAGGAAATCACCATGTAAGCGTCCTTGCGAGGGTCAGTGGGAGGTGTCGCTCACCGTGTCCTGGCTGCGTAGCAGCAGGTTCACGGTGGCTTCCACGGTGGGGTGGTCGAACAGGTCCTCGAGGCTCAACTCGATGCCGAAGCGCTGATGGATGCGCGCATTGAGCTGGGTCGCCAGCAGCGAATGGCCGCCGAGGTCGAAGAAGTCCTCGGTGACGCCGATCCGCTCGATGCCCAGCAGCTCCGACCAGAAACCGGCGATCTCGCGTTCCAGTTCATTGCGCGGCAACACCTCGGGCAGCGCCGTGTCACCGGCGCTGTGGGTCGGCGCTTGTCCAGCCACGGCCTGGCGCGGTGCGTCGATCCAGTGCCGGCTGCGCTCGAACGGATAGCCCGGCAGCACTACGCGCTGGCCCTGGCCATCGTGCAGGGCGTCCAGTTCGACGGCGACGCCGCGGATCCAGAGCTGTCCGGCCAGGTCGAGCAGTCGCTGGTGCAGGCTCGCCTGGGCGCTGTCCAAACAGGCGGCGCAGGGCTGTGGCCAGGGCAGTGCCGCGGCATCCACCAGGCAATGCCCCGGCGCTTTGGCCAGGCGCGCCAGGCTGGCGTCGAACTGCGCGCTGTCGCGCGGTTGGCGCCAGTAGTCGGCATCGAGCAGGCGCGCGGGGTTCACCGGCTTGCCATCGAGGCTCGACAGCCACGGAGCGGTTTGCTCGCCACCGGCATCGCTCACCGCGCTGGCTTGCCCGGCGAGCAGGCGCGCCGCGTCGTCCAGGGTCAGGCGCCCGGCCTGGCAGGCCATCGCCAGTTCGCCCAGGCCGTCGCACAGCACCAGGTGCGGGCGCAGGCCCCAGGCATGCCACAACCCGGCCAGGGCGTGCAAGGCGGCGAAGCCACGCTGCGCCGGGCCGTGGTCGGGGCCGAGGGCTTTGGTGCTGGCGGCGAGGGCGCTGGCAACCGGGCGGCAGTGGCTGGCCAGTGCCGCGACGCCTTCGGCCAAGCCGGGACCGTCGCGCAGCACCAGCACCAGGTCGGCTGGCGGGGGTGCGGCCAGGCGTGCAGGCGTGCCTTCGCGCAGGCGGGCGAGCAGCTCGGCGCTGTCGCTTACCACCAGCGCCAGGCGCTGCACCTGCTGGCTGCGCCGGTTGGCGGTGTGGCAGATATCCGCCAGCGCAGCTGCGGGGTGACGCTCCAGCCAGTCGGCCAGTTGCGCCTGCTTGCGCGCCACGGCGGCGGCCGACTTGGCCGACAGGGTCAGCAGCCGTGGGCCCACGCTGGCTTGGCTGGCGGGGCGCGGCGGCGCGGCTTGCAGCAGCACATGGGCGTTGGTGCCGCCGATACCGAACGAGCTGACCGCCGCCCGCGCGATGCGATCGGCCGCCGGCCACGGGCGCAACTGGGCATTGACCTGCAGGCCATCGAGGCTGGCTTTGTCGGTGAGTTGGGTGAAGTGCAGCGAGGCGGGAATCTGCCGTTGCTGCAGGCACAGCACGGCCTTGATCAAGCCGGCGGCGCCGGCGGCGTAATTGAGGTGGCCGAGGTTGCTCTTCAGCGAACCCAGGTAGCACGGCGCGTCGCTGGGGCGTGGCTGGCCGCCGTACACCTCGTCGAGGGCGGTCAGCTCGATCGGGTCGCCGAGCGCGGTGCCGGTGCCGTGGCACTCGATGTAGCCGACCTCGGCCGCCTGCAGGCCGGCCATGGCCAGGGCCCGGCGCAGTACGGCGGCCTGTCCGTCGATGCTCGGGGCGGTGTAGCCGACCTTGCGTGCGCCATCGTTGTTGATCGCCGAGCCGCGGATGATCGCCTCGATAGGGTCGTTGTCGCGCAGCGCGTCCTCATAGCGCTTGAGCAGCACCAGGGCGACGCCCTGGCCGGCCACTGTACCGCGGGCTTGCTGGTCGAAGGGGCGGCAATGGCCGTCCGGCGACAGGATGCTGTCGGGACGATGCAGATAGCCTTGCTGCTCGGCGGCCTGTACCGAGGCGCCACCGGCCAGGGCCATGTCGCATTCGTGCAGCAGCAGGCTGCGGCAGGCCTGGTGGATCGCCACCAGGGAGGTGGAGCAGGCGGTGGCGATATCCAGCGCCGGGCCGCGCAGGTTGAGCTTGTAGGCGATCTGCGTGGCATTGCCGCTGTTGGCGTAGAGCAGTTGCACCGGGTCGGTGCCGGCCATGGCCTGGGCATTGGGTAGCAGGTTGTTGACGAAGTAGCTGCTGGCATCGGCGCCGACGAACACACCGGTCTCGCGGCCGTTGCGCTCCGGCGCCAGGCCGGCGCGCTCGAAGGCGTGCCAGGCGGTCTCCAGCAACAGGCGCTGCTGCGGGTCCATCAGGCTGGCGTCGCGCGGCGAGAAGCCGAAGAAACCGGCGTCGAACAGTTGCCGGCCCGGCAGCGCCACGCCGGCCCTGACGAAGTGCGGATCGGCCAGGCGCTCGGCCTGTACGCCGCGTTCGCGCAACTGCTCGTCGCTGTACGACTCGATGGCTTCCTGGCCCTCGGCCAGGGCCTGCCAGAACTGTTCGGGGCTGTCGGCGAAGGGCAGGCGGCAGGCCATGCCGATGATGGCGACGGCGTTATCCAGAGAGGGGGTCATCGCTGCGTTCCTCGTTCAGGTGGTCAGGCGCGCACGGCGTGCGCTGAAGGCTGCGGCGCGGCGCTGTTCGTCGTGGTCGGGCCGGGCCTGGCTGGCGGCGCCGTCGAG
This sequence is a window from Pseudomonas maumuensis. Protein-coding genes within it:
- the sbnB gene encoding 2,3-diaminopropionate biosynthesis protein SbnB, coding for MDKHHPPALSLLGAEPIEAWLQANPGRLLELVAQAYLDAAEGRAGNPDSHFLRFADSDRNRIIALPAVLDDAQPIAGLKWIASFPENTHHGLDRASALIILNDRHTGYPLACLEGSLISAARTAASAVLGARCLHPTPGHSAAFGVVGCGPIAWRTLRLLQQAGWALEQIHLCDLDPARAERLRQHCQAVGLPAQVRPLERCVRDSDLLLFATSAVRPGIDQSAWFEHAPTVLHLSLRDLAPGVMLAAQNLADDVGHCLKAATSLELAWRQAGHQRFIAGDISQALRGQITPDRTRPRIFSPFGMGVLDLAVARAIHHDCAAQPHLRVADFFPRPYQADQA
- the sbnA gene encoding 2,3-diaminopropionate biosynthesis protein SbnA, which encodes MVISSPADLVFDDVFLELHEVLPQAPVFVKLEGFSLSGSIKVKPALRMVERLELEGRLGPGKALVESSSGNLGLALAMVCASKGYPFICISDPNISPQTAKLIRAYGARLVIVEQRDRNGGFLGSRIGLIERMLGEDPNLVWTNQYGNINNVEAHMLSTGPAILRQFPQPDLVFVGAGTTGTLAGVSRYLREHSPQTQVIAVDSVGSVTFGQPSGPRHIPGLGTSQAPQIRHHCHHHQLLMVPEAEAVTLCHDLARRGILLGGSSGTVLAGVRRHARHIAPGACVVAIAPDLGDRYVDTLYNPEWVHRHFPHLQAGQPVAAAESCA
- a CDS encoding type I polyketide synthase, whose product is MTPSLDNAVAIIGMACRLPFADSPEQFWQALAEGQEAIESYSDEQLRERGVQAERLADPHFVRAGVALPGRQLFDAGFFGFSPRDASLMDPQQRLLLETAWHAFERAGLAPERNGRETGVFVGADASSYFVNNLLPNAQAMAGTDPVQLLYANSGNATQIAYKLNLRGPALDIATACSTSLVAIHQACRSLLLHECDMALAGGASVQAAEQQGYLHRPDSILSPDGHCRPFDQQARGTVAGQGVALVLLKRYEDALRDNDPIEAIIRGSAINNDGARKVGYTAPSIDGQAAVLRRALAMAGLQAAEVGYIECHGTGTALGDPIELTALDEVYGGQPRPSDAPCYLGSLKSNLGHLNYAAGAAGLIKAVLCLQQRQIPASLHFTQLTDKASLDGLQVNAQLRPWPAADRIARAAVSSFGIGGTNAHVLLQAAPPRPASQASVGPRLLTLSAKSAAAVARKQAQLADWLERHPAAALADICHTANRRSQQVQRLALVVSDSAELLARLREGTPARLAAPPPADLVLVLRDGPGLAEGVAALASHCRPVASALAASTKALGPDHGPAQRGFAALHALAGLWHAWGLRPHLVLCDGLGELAMACQAGRLTLDDAARLLAGQASAVSDAGGEQTAPWLSSLDGKPVNPARLLDADYWRQPRDSAQFDASLARLAKAPGHCLVDAAALPWPQPCAACLDSAQASLHQRLLDLAGQLWIRGVAVELDALHDGQGQRVVLPGYPFERSRHWIDAPRQAVAGQAPTHSAGDTALPEVLPRNELEREIAGFWSELLGIERIGVTEDFFDLGGHSLLATQLNARIHQRFGIELSLEDLFDHPTVEATVNLLLRSQDTVSDTSH